GACTTGTTTCCCATCGGGCGTAGTTGTGTTGGTGAGAATATATCCGGATTCATTGAAGTAATACTGTTTTCCGTTTATGTCCTGCCAACAGTTTACTGGGTACCCTCCATTATCATTCTGATACCACCAACCATTAGTATCTTGCTTCCATTCTCCAGCAAAGACCGCCGTGCTCATGGCTGCTGAAAGAATAGCAGTTGTGATTATTAATTTTGCTTTTTTCATCTCATAACCTCCATAATTATTTTTATTAAAAAGCCATAGGCTATTTTAATTTTAAAAAGTTTATTCTGGCATAAAAAATGTACGCGCATGTAAATAGGGTTCAAAGCAAATTATATAATTATCTACCCTGACACATTCCCCATAGATCTGACGATAGCTTTCAATTGCATCGGCAAGAGTATCCTCGGATACCCCTAGAAATTCTGCTATATCATACAAGGTTTCGCAATGCGCCTTAAAAGCGTTGATAAGACCAACAAGTCCAATTCTTTTATTATACCCCCATAAGCGGGCAGTCCGTTCCTGTTTTGCACTGCCAACAGTATTCTGCTCTATGATCCTGCCCACAGAGGTGTAATAGTGCCCCATTTCTTCGGCCAGAACGTCTGCCTTCTTCGAAGTGGTAGGAATGTCTTGCCTTATGGCGATTCTTTTGCCTTTTAAGCGCCCGTCGTTATTCCGGAGGGGCTTTTCTTTTACAATAAGCCCTGCTGTATCCGCTTCCTCTAATAGTTCTTCATAACTCAATAAAATACAACCTCCCCCTAGAAGTTTGGATCGTCCATGATCTCATCATCATGTTTGTTTCTTGCCGCGTCATTCAATTCGCCCTTTGAAAGGTCTGTTCGCTGGTGGGCGGCGTCTGCTTCCAGATAAGTTTTTCTATCTTTATCAAATTGGCTACATGAATAGACGTTTTTATCCCGTAGATGCCTGACGAGGCGCTCTTTTTCAAGACGCTCTAGCTTAATTTCTTTCTCTTGTAACGCTAATATCTCAGAATCAATAGTGGCTTTTGCGTAAGTATCAATTCTAGTTCTGATGCTGTCTAGTGTATCGGGCTCTATTCTCACAGTGCCATTATCGTAGTGAATAAATGGTTTGTGTTCTAAATCGTCTCTACTGATGTAATAACCCAAACTCCCTAGATATTTGAAGAATGTAGTTTCGGATGAAAGTAACAAGTTAGCAGTAACTTTGCCTTTTTTTTGAAGATAGTTATATTTAGCTAATAAATCGTAATCATAAAAGCCAATCACTGTTTGGTTATGCAGATCCTTTACGAGAAAATAATCGTCGTCATAGTTTTCACAGAAAAGAGTGTATCCTTCGTTTTTTAAAATATCTTCTATGTCTTCAAGTATAGCATCACGCTTAAGAAGCTCGGGGTCCTCGTGGCCATTGCGTTCCATTGGTACATCGTATCCCATGAGCCATGTTTCAGAAACCCCTAATGCCAAAGCTAGTATAGTAAGTTTGTCTTGCCCGGGGGATACTTTCCCTGACACATATTGTGATAAATCATTTCTGCCCATTTTTATCTCATATTGCTTGCAGTAAGGTTCTGCTCGTTTCAATATATCGACTTGTCTCAATTCGTAACGCTTCATTACTTCCTTGAGGCGGTCTGCGGTAGTTGCTTTCATGATGCATCTTCCTTTCATGTGATAGCGCAATTATAGCATGTATTGAACAAAAGTTCAAGAGAAAGATTCAAGTTTATTGAACATACATTATTGACAAAGAAAAAAGGCAATGCTATGATAAGAGTGTTCAAACTAATTGAGCAAATGAAAGGAGGAATAGTCATGGCCTATGATTATAGCAAGCTAAAAGGAAGAATCATTGAATACTTTGGAAAACAGCAGTCATTCGCCGCTGCTATGGGGTGGTCCGAGAGAACGTGTTCTTTAAAATTAAGTAATCAGGTTTTTTGGAAGCAGCCAGAAATAACCAAAGCTTCTCATTTATTGAGAATAGATAAGGGCGATATGCAGCATTATTTTTTTAGTGAAAATGTTCAAAGTCATTGAACAACAAAGGAGGATACATAAATGAATGATTTAATAAGCCAAACAACGGCGGACACATCAAACCTGACCCCCATTGAAATTGCTCTGGGGATTGATGAAGACGGAATGACCACAGCAAAGAAGCTTTATGAGTTTTTGGAACTGAATCCAAGCAACTACTCTAAATGGTACAAAGCAAACATTATTGACAACCAGTTTGCTGATGAAGGTACGGATTATGAGGTTTTCGTACTGAATGACGAAAACCCCCAAGGCGGCAGACCTACGCAGGATTTTAAGTTGACAGCCAAGTTTGCAAAGAAGCTTTCCATGACCCAGAAGAATGAACGCGGCGAACAGGCCCGGGAGTATTTTACCAGGGTGGAGGATAAAACAAAAGAAATGATACTGCGAATGCAGGATATGTCCCCGGAACTCCGACTTATGATAAATATTGAAATGGAACAGAAACGGCAGTCAAGGGAGATTGCGGAAGTAAACAATCGTGTGGAAAGCATCCGAGAAATAGTGGCCTTGGACACCACTTCATGGCGGGAAGACACCCGCAACCTTATTAATAAGATAGCGCAGGAGTTAGGAGGAGGACAGGCCTTTCAGCAGGTCAGGGCCGAAAGCTACGAACTTCTGGAAAAGCGGATGGGGGTCAGTTTGAAGCAACGCCTTACAAATAAGCGTAGACGCATGGCTGACGAGGGTGTCTGCAAGTCTAAAAGAGACAAGCTCTCCCAGGTGGATATTATAGCGGAGGACAAGAAACTGATTGAAGGGTACACAGCCATCGTAAAAGAAATGGCAATCAAGTATGGGGCGGCTTGATGTGATTACATATTCATGTAAGTCCTGCCGATACCGCAATCGTTGTCTTGAGCGTAGCAGGCGGTATACCTGCAAGGATTATGAGAGGAGGAAGAACGGTGGTAAAAACGTATGAACCGCTTTATACCGTTAAAGAAGTATCCAAAGTCTTAAAAGTGAACACTGATGCTGTGTATGAACTTATCAAGGAAGAAAAGCTTCCCTGTTTGTCGTTGGGATCTAAGAAGGTAAGAGGATCGGACCTTGAGAGGTTCATCGAACAGTATCCGGTATCCAATTTGGGAAAGGAGGAACCACGTGCAAAAGCACTTTGATAACTTAGATGATTACACCGACACCCGCCCGTCACACTTGATGGAGTTTATGAAATGGTTTATGCCGGCAGTGATTTTTGTTGCCTGTGTGATTGTGATTTTGGGTACGTGCGGTGCGTTAGAGGTGATGTGAAAGGAGGACAAGCAATATGAAGACAGGAGATACGGTAACGTATGCGTCCGATGTGCACCCAGAATATACAGGCCAGGAGGCTGCAGCAATGGAGTTTGATTTGGAGGCCGGAATGGTAAATTTAAAGTTTCAGGACGGCCAGCTTCTTTGGGTGTTTTGGGATGAGGTTCAAAAATGTGTGAAAGGAGTTGAGGAATCATGATGGATAAAGATTGTCTGGACTATTACTTAAAGGAATTGGGGAATCGGAAAGGATCGCCCTACGGCATGGCAAATGAAGCACTGGCGGATGAATTTTTTCCGTATGTTAAGGCAGAGTTTCAGGATGCGATCATGGTAAAGCAGGGAATCGGCCAATACATTGTGGTGACTAAGCGGGCTAGAACTGCACTGCTCAAACGGTTTCAGGTTTCTAAACTGGAACACGAAAAAGCAATTTCAGAAATTGATGGAGTCATACAGACTCTAAAAGCAGAAACCCCAGGAGCTGCAACTCCCAGGGAATCAAGGTAACACGTAAATATTTCACATCCCTATTATAGGGAATCTATCGGAGGAAATCAAGATGGAAAAATTATATGTAATCGCAGAGGAGTATAAAGCCTTTGAAGAACTGTGCTATGCGGAGGATATTGATCCGCAGATTATGAAGGATACGCTGGAGGCTATCTTCGGAGAATTTGAAGAAAAATCGGACAACCTTGCCAAGATACATATGGAGATTCAGTCCAGCATTAAAGCCATTGAAGCGGAAATGGACAGGCTTAATGCAAGGGCAAAGCAGCTGGAAGGAAAGGATAGATGGATCAAGGAGTATCTCATGGAAAACATGCGCTATACCGGAAAAGAGAAGTTCAAAACAGCCCTTTTCAGCTATTCAATCTGCAAGAATGGTGGAGCAGAGCCTTTGGTTATTGATGGAAGTGTGGAGGATATTCCGCCTAAGTATACCATTCCGCAACCGCCAGTAGTGAATAAGGAAGCCGTCCGTCAGCTTCTTTCAGAGAAACAGGTTGACTGGGCCCACTTTGAACCACGTGGAGAGCATTTGCGGATTCGATGAGTATGGACAAGCTGCCAGATACTTCCGGTTCGGAGATATCGCCTTACCGGATGGCGCAGCTCGTTAAGGTATCATCAAAGATCACGGATTTAATGGTAAGCAATATATGGCAGCTTTCCTATGATGAACTGAACATTGTGCTTGATCTTGTCCGAATGGCTGCCGAACGGGGCCATGAAGGCAGATAGAAGGGAGAATTATGTTTTTAAAAACTGGTGAGTTAAAAAAGATGATGAAGGCTGCTCTTAAGAGTGGCGGCCTGTATGTTGGAAATATAAATGGAGGCTATTTGGTCCATGCTGGGACATGGGGCTTGTGTACGGATATCTTGTATGCCTCAAATAAATTTAAGGCGGCACTTATGGAGCTGATCGGAGATATCCCGGAATCTGGTGAGTACTATAGATACTATCATCAAAACGGGGAAGTTACACAGGACGCTGAGACGGACTATCCGAATGCTTACGAGATGTGGAAGGAAGCCAAGGATTACGCCGCTTATGTTCCAATCAATCTCTGCTCTTGGCCACACGCCTTTATCGTGCTGCAGGTCCATAGTGATCTTAGTTATAAGGTGGCAGATAAGAGTCTGACGGCTGACGTTATCAGCAGCAAGGAACTGGAGACAACGGTGGAGGGCATGCCCGGAAGACCCAATTACAACTATGGAATCCTGTACTGGAAGAATGATACTACCATCTACTGGGTACATACAACGGAAGCTGGAGAAAAGGCCAGGGAGGTTCTTTTCCCAAGTATGGAGAAACTGGACTTCTTTCAGACAGACTGGCGTTTAAGAGAAGATAACGAACCGGATCAGGAAGCAGACTTTGAAGAAGAGCTGCCATATTAAGGAGGATCGACATGGGAATTCCAGTCATGATAATGGGAAAATCAGGGAGTGGAAAATCACGAAGCCTGAAGAATTGTGTAGGGAAAGACTTTGGCCTTATCCGTGTAATTAATAAGCCACTTCCGTTCAAAGGGAAGATAGGGGGATCGGTCAGTAATGATTATGAGTTTATTAAAAAATGCCTCAAAAGCCCTCAGTGGCCTAAATCCATTGTAATTGATGATGCAGGTTACCTGATCACTGGTCAGTTTATGGATGGCCACAATACAACGGGAAAAGGTAACGCAGTATTTGGGCTTTACAATCAGTTGGCAGATGATTTTTACCGGCTGATTAAAACAATTCAGGATGAAGTACCGGAAGATCGGATCGTGTATGTGGTAATGCATGAAGATGTAAATGATTATGGGGATATAAAACCCAAAACTATTGGAAAGCTTCTGGATGAGAAAGTATGTCTGGAAGGAATGTTTACGGTTGTTTTACGGTCATTGAAGTCTGACAGGTATGTCTTCGTCACTCAATCACGAGACGGGGCGGTCAGCAAGGCTCCGGATGATATGTTTGAGGCTGTTGAGATAGATAATGACCTTCTAATGGTTGATAACATCATCAGGGAATATTACGAAATTCTAAACCCAAAGAATTTAAACAAGGAGGATGTAAAACATGATTAAGAAACCAGCAGGTTATGATGAGGCCCAGGCTTATACAGGAGAATCCGTTCAGCTTCCCAAGGGAAAATATGTATGCTCTATCGTTCAGGTAGCTACACAGACATCTCAGAATGGCAATGAGCAGTTTGTAATACTTTTCGATATTGCCGAAGGGGAACACAAGGATTTTTATAAAAAGATGTTTGAAGCAGCTAAAGCACAGAATGGAAAAAACGCCAAATGGAAAGGTGTATTCAAGCAGAACATGGACGGTAAAGGAACGTCATGGTTAAAAGGAATCATTACCAGCATTGAACGTTCTAACAATTTCACCTTCCAGTGGGACAAGGAAGGTAATGAGAAGATGCTTGCGGGCAAGAAGTTTGGAGGGATTTTCCGCCGCCGGCAGTTTAAAGCTGATGATGGGACAACTCCCTTTGTTACAGAGTTATGGAGGATCCGCAGCGTTGCTGGGCTTGATGAGGCAGAAGTTCCGGAAGACGAGCTTCTTCCTGCAGAAGCCCAGGGCGGCAGTCGTCCAAGCCCGTCAGATGCAGCACCGCCTTCCTTTACTGACGGTGATGGCTTTATGAGCATTCCAGAAGGAGCCGGTGATGAGGGAATTCCATTCATGTGATCCGGAGCTATTCCATAAAGTAAAGGAATCTGTGTCCATGCAGGCCGTTGCAGAGTATTACGGTCTTCAGGTGAATAAAAAGGGGCTGTGCTTATGCCCCTTTCACCAGGATAAGGATCCGAGTATGAAGATATATCCCAATGGAAAAGGATTTTACTGCTTTACCTGTGGTACAGGTGGGGACCAGATAAAGTTTGCCGCCTTGTATCAAGGGATCCGTAATGAGGAAGCGGCAAAGGAGTTGGCTGCTGCTTTTAGTGTTCCAGTAACAGTACCGGTTACATACAGGGAGAAGCGAGAGGCAGAACGTAAGAGAAAGCGGCGACAAAATGTTGCTGCTTTTGCCAAAAGGGCAAAGATGTATGTCCAGATGTACCGGATCCTGCTCTGTGAAGCAATCCATGAGAAAAATGAGCATTTTACAGAAGCCCTGCAGAACATTACATACATAGAATATTTGCTTGAAAATCTGGAAGAATGTCCAGAAGAAGTTTATGGCGACAAGAAGGCGGTGATAAGAATTGGAGAAATCGAAGGACGAATTAATAACTGGTATGTACGAACTGAGCCAGACGGATCCATTTCCCGATGAAGTCTTTTATCAGATTTTCGAAATAGAAGACAATGTTGAAAGAACCCAGTACATAGAGGCTTTGCGGAATGCAGCCAGGAAATTAAAGCGCGCAACAGAATTTAACAACGTATATAAGTCCTTCGTTCTTGACTATGCCCAGCGTCAGAAACAGGACGGTCAGAAGACGAAATTTACCGATCAGCCGCTGGAACTGATATGCGGGGAATGGACGGCCAATGACTTAGGGGTGAGGGCAATCCGGTATGACAAAAACGCAATGCCGGTGCCGGCCCATGCCTGTAGCCATCCGATCCTGCCCATAGAGATCCTGAAAAATGTGGATACAGCAGAGGAGAGAATCACCCTGGCCTATTTCAAGTCCGCATCCTGGCAGAGTATCACTGTGGATCGTAGTGTTTGCGCCAATACCAATAAAATCGTGGATGCTCTCAGTCAGTTTGGAATTGAAGTCACATCGGACAATGCAAAGAATCTGGTTCGGTATATATCGGATTGTGTAGGGCTTAATCCCCTGACACTCAATCCAAAGAA
The nucleotide sequence above comes from Lacrimispora sp. BS-2. Encoded proteins:
- a CDS encoding CHC2 zinc finger domain-containing protein codes for the protein MREFHSCDPELFHKVKESVSMQAVAEYYGLQVNKKGLCLCPFHQDKDPSMKIYPNGKGFYCFTCGTGGDQIKFAALYQGIRNEEAAKELAAAFSVPVTVPVTYREKREAERKRKRRQNVAAFAKRAKMYVQMYRILLCEAIHEKNEHFTEALQNITYIEYLLENLEECPEEVYGDKKAVIRIGEIEGRINNWYVRTEPDGSISR
- a CDS encoding siphovirus Gp157 family protein; this encodes MEKLYVIAEEYKAFEELCYAEDIDPQIMKDTLEAIFGEFEEKSDNLAKIHMEIQSSIKAIEAEMDRLNARAKQLEGKDRWIKEYLMENMRYTGKEKFKTALFSYSICKNGGAEPLVIDGSVEDIPPKYTIPQPPVVNKEAVRQLLSEKQVDWAHFEPRGEHLRIR
- a CDS encoding helix-turn-helix domain-containing protein produces the protein MVKTYEPLYTVKEVSKVLKVNTDAVYELIKEEKLPCLSLGSKKVRGSDLERFIEQYPVSNLGKEEPRAKAL
- a CDS encoding AAA family ATPase; its protein translation is MGIPVMIMGKSGSGKSRSLKNCVGKDFGLIRVINKPLPFKGKIGGSVSNDYEFIKKCLKSPQWPKSIVIDDAGYLITGQFMDGHNTTGKGNAVFGLYNQLADDFYRLIKTIQDEVPEDRIVYVVMHEDVNDYGDIKPKTIGKLLDEKVCLEGMFTVVLRSLKSDRYVFVTQSRDGAVSKAPDDMFEAVEIDNDLLMVDNIIREYYEILNPKNLNKEDVKHD
- a CDS encoding antA/AntB antirepressor family protein; translated protein: MNDLISQTTADTSNLTPIEIALGIDEDGMTTAKKLYEFLELNPSNYSKWYKANIIDNQFADEGTDYEVFVLNDENPQGGRPTQDFKLTAKFAKKLSMTQKNERGEQAREYFTRVEDKTKEMILRMQDMSPELRLMINIEMEQKRQSREIAEVNNRVESIREIVALDTTSWREDTRNLINKIAQELGGGQAFQQVRAESYELLEKRMGVSLKQRLTNKRRRMADEGVCKSKRDKLSQVDIIAEDKKLIEGYTAIVKEMAIKYGAA
- a CDS encoding DUF739 family protein; the protein is MAYDYSKLKGRIIEYFGKQQSFAAAMGWSERTCSLKLSNQVFWKQPEITKASHLLRIDKGDMQHYFFSENVQSH